TTTGTCAGGGTGGACGCCATGAACGCTCTCTCAATTTCCGATAACTGGCCTGGTTAAAGCCAGGCAAGCTTGCCACGGCCTGAACATCACGATCAGGCCATGGCGAATTAACTCAATCAGCGCTTCAGACGGTAGGTCTGGTGGCAGGCGCTGCACTCGCCGCCGAGCGTCTTCAGAGCAGCACCTACCGCTGCCTGATCAGCCGGCATGGAAGCGAGGATTGTTTCAGCTTCCTTGGAAAGCTTCAGAGACTTCGCCTTGAAGTCATCCATGTTCTGCCAGATGGCGGGCGCTGCAGCCGTGTTGCCACCGGTTTCGGAACCAGCCGGGAAGTGGTTTGGAAAATCCTTGGCGTCAGCGGCAATGGTGGAAAGTGCCTTCTTCACCGTTTCAGCGTCGTAAGGCTTTTCACCCTTGGCAATCGCACCGAGCGCGCCGACAGAAGCACCGATCTGCTTCATCTGCGCCTGGCGGACGGCCTGCGGTTCATCGGCTGCAATGGCTGCAGCGGCGCCAAGACAGATGGCCATGGTGGCGGCAATGGCTGTGCGGAACTTCATGAATTTTCCCTCTCGCTTGTGACGCGACAGGCCATCCCCGAAGCGTCTCGACAACAGCCGCAGATTACACGCCAGCACGTTGAAAGAAAGGCGTTTTTCGGCGCACACAAAGTTGTGAACCGCTGCGCCAAAATGTAGCGAAAGCTCAGGTTTTCACCGGCTGTAAACCATGACGGAAAGCGAAAAAGCCCGGCAGAGCGATGGCTCCCGCCGGGCTTCAACCTGCGATGGTTCGCGCTTACTTGGAAGCGGCTTCGTACATTTCCAGCACGTAATCCCAGTTGATCAGGCTGTCGACAAAGGCTTCCAGATACTTCGGACGCGCATTGCGATAGTCGATGTAGTAGGAGTGTTCCCAGACGTCGACGCCGAGGATCGGGGACGCGCCGTGAACCAGCGGGTTTTCGCCGTTCGGGGTCTTGGAGATGACGAGCTTGCCATCCTTCAGCGACAGCCAGGCCCAGCCGGAGCCGAACTGCGTGGTGCCGGCAGCGATGAAATCTGCCTTGAACTTGTCGTAGCCGCCGAGATCGCTGTCGATTGCAGCCTGCAGCTTGCCCGGAAGCTTGTTGCCGCCGCCATCCTTCTTCATCCACTTCCAGAAATGGATGTGGTTGTAGTGCTGGGCAGCATTGTTGAAGAGACCGGCATTGGTGCCGAAGGACTTCTTGACGACCTCCTCGACAGACAGGTCTGCCATACCGGCTTCAGCAGCCAGCTTGTTGCCGTTGTCGACATAGGCCTTGTGGTGCTTGTCGTGGTGGTATTCCAGCGTCTCCTTCGACATGAAGGGCTGCAGGGCTTCGTAGTCGTAAGGGAGTTCAGGAAGTTCGAAGGCCATAATCTTACTCCTTTTTCGGCAGAACCTTTGGATATCAGGTTGAGCGGGAACATAGGTTCCCGCGCGGCCATAGGCAACCGGCCAGAGGGGAAAATTCGGCACATCCGCCATTTGACTCCAGCAAAGTTTTGCTCCCTCCTCAGGCTTCGTCACGCCGGAAAATTTTCAGGAGATTCTTATGACAAAACCAACCGTCGTCTTCGCAACCGGCCTCCTGCTGTGCGCGTCGACGCTTGCAGCTCATGCCTCCTCGGACGATGCCTGGGCGGGATTTGCGAAGGAGGTGGAGGCGGCCTGCGGCAAGGCGGCATCGCGGCTCATCGAGAAACCGGTGAGCGTGGTGGATCCCTATGGCAGCGAGAGCTATGGCCTGGCGCTCGTCAGCGGCAAGGCCAAGGGGGCAAAACAGACTATTTCCACCATCTGCGTGTTCGACAAGAAGACGAAGAAGGCCGAAGTGGGCTCGGAGCTTTCTGCAGACCAGGTGAAGGTTACGCCGAAGCGGTAGGCATACCGTCTGCTACCGTACAGAAACCGATGGAACTCTTAGGGCCTGCTGCCTGTTGCGCAAGCGGGAAAACTCAGGAGAGACATCATGAACAGACGCAACATTCTGGCCGGAATGGCAGTTGCCAGCGCCTTCCCGCTTGCGACCCATGTGCTTGCGCAGGGCGCAGGTCAGGCAGCAGGCGCGAAGGGCAGCGCCATGGGCAAGGACAAGATGAAGGCGCTGATGGGCGGCGAATTCGCCACCGAAACCAGCAAGCTGGCGGCTCAGAACGCCTCTTCCCCGGCAGTCAAAACTTTCGCCCAGCTTGAGATTCGTGAACAGGCGGCGGTCGCCGAAGCGTTCGGCTCGAAACCCGGTGCAGTCAGCCTCGACGACAAGCACAAGGCCATGCTGCAAAAGCTGCAGGCAGCCAAGGGTGCGGAATTCGACAAGATGTACATCGAAGGCCAGATTAAGGGCCATGAGGAGCTGTTGGCGATCCACAAGGACTACGCCCGCTCCGGCAAGGACGAGATGGCGCGAGGTGCTTCGACGGTGGCCGTACCGGCCATCGAAACGCATCTTGCCATGCTGAAGACGATCCAGAACTCGCTCGGCTGAGTGAACAACATTTCCCCGCCTGTCACGACGGCAGGCGGGGAAAGAGATTCATCTCGCGACGCGGGGCGAGGCTTCGTACCAGCCCTTCGAGCGGTTGACGATCCAGACGATGGTCAGCATGACCGGCACCTCGATCAGCACACCGACGACCGTTGCAAGAGCGGCCCCTGAGTGGAAGCCGAACAGGCTGATGGCTGCGGCGACCGCCAGCTCGAAGAAGTTCGATGCCCCGATCAGCGCCGAGGGGCCGGCTACGCAGTGCTTCTCGCCCGACCATCTGTTGAGAAGATAAGCGAGACCCGAGTTCAGATAGACCTGAATGAGGATCGGCACGGCAAGCAGCGCGATGACGCCCGGCTGGGCAATGATCTGTTCTCCCTGAAAGCCGAAGAGCAGGATGAGTGTAGCGAGCAGCGCTACCAGCGACAGCGGGCCAAGACGTGCCAGCAGCCTGTCCAGCGCATCCGCCGAACCCCCGGCCAGCAACGCACGACGGATAACCTGCGCAACGACAACCGGAATGACGATGTAGAGCGCGACCGACAGGACCAGCGTATCCCACGGCACGGTGATAGCGGACAGACCGAGCAGCAGGGCGACGATGGGCGCGAAGGCGACAATCATGATCGCGTCATTCAGCGCTACCTGGCTCAGCGTAAAATGCGGCTCACCTTTGGTGAGGTTCGACCAGACGAACACCATGGCTGTGCAGGGAGCCGCCGCCAGCAGGATGAGGCCGGCGATATAGCTGTCTATCTGCGTTTCCGGAAGCAGGGGTCGAAACAGCCAGCCGATGAAGAACCAACCGAGCAGCGCCATCGAGAAGGGCTTGATCGCCCAGTTGATGAACAGCGTAACGCCGATACCACGCCAGTGCTGACCGACCTCTCTCAAGGCGGCGAAATCGATTTTTAACAGCATCGGGATGATCATCAGCCAGATGAGAACCGCAACCGGCAGATTGACCTTTGCCACTTCCAGCGCACCGATGGCCTGGAACACTGCCGGAAAAGCATGACCGAGCGCCACGCCGACAACAATGCACAGGGCGACCCAGAGGGTGAGATATCTTTCGAAGGTCGACACGATGCTCAGCCTTTACCGTTACCGGAGGTAGCGCCTTCCAGGGCGCCGATTTCCTTCAGCTTCGCCTGAAGCGCGAGCTTATCCAGAGAGGACAGAGGCAGATTGACGAAGGCGGCAATGCGATTTTTCAGAAAACGGGCGGCTTCGGCAAAGGCCTGCAGCTTTTCAACCTCGGTGCCTTCCACGGCAGCCGGATCCTCGATGCCCCAATGCGCCGTTGCCGGATGACCAAGCCAGACCGGGCAGGCTTCCCCTGCTGCATTATCACAGACAGTGAAGATGAAATCGAATACGGGCGCGCCCTGTTCCGCGAACTCATCCCAGCTTTTCGAGCGAAACCCTTCATGCGGGTAGTCCAGCGCCGCAAGCGTTTTCAGGGCCAGCGGATGGACTTCGCCCTTGGGCTGGCTGCCGGCGGAAAAGGCACGGAAACGCCCCTGCCCTTCTTTCTGGAGAATGGCCTCGCCCAGAATAGAGCGCGCTGAATTGCCCGTGCAGAGGAACAGCACGCTATAGATTTTTTCGGTCATGATATCCGGTCTCTAGCAGGTCTTGGTGTTTGCACCCGGCGCGCAGCAGGGCGTGAGTTCGGCGATGATGGGAGCACAGATCTGGGAGTTTCCGCCGCAGCAATCTTTCAGCAGAAACAATGTCACGGCACGCAATCCATCGAGATCGGCGCGATAGATGATGGAGCGGCCCTGACGTTCGGCCAGAACCAGACCAGCCTGCGACAGCGTGGACAAATGGGCGGACATGGTGTTTTGCGGCACATCCAGCGCTTTGGCAATTTCACCCGCCGCCATGCCCTCCGGTTCTCTGGAAACCAGGAGCCGGAAGGTTTGCAGCCGCGTGGACTGCGCCAGTGCGCCAAGCGCATCAATTACGTTTTTCTCATCCATATATCCGGATTAATGGATATGTTTGGGCGTGTCAATGCTGAAAGCGAGGAAGGCGACTCGTGGTAGCGCCAGTTTATTCATAAAGGGCTTTCAGCGAGTTTCCGTCATGCTCGGGCTTGTCCCGAGCATCTACAAACGCTTGATTTTGTTGGACGTCAGTAGATCCTCGGCACAAGGCCGAGGATGACGTCGCGGGTGGTAGGCAGAATTGTCAGCAGTCTGAGGCGCCGCGCAGGCGCCTCCAAACCCTTGCTCAAGCCGCGGCTTTCTTGCCCGACTTTGCCCAGTCCATGTAAAGCTCCAGTGCCTTGCGAGCGATGGGGCCTTCCTGGAACTGCTGGTCGTCCAAGCGGTTGATCGGCACGATCTTGGAATAGTTGCCGGAGGTGAAGATCTCGTCGGCGGCCTTGAAATCCTCCACCGTCAGCGTGCATTCGCGCACATCGTGACCGGCGGCGCGCAACAGGCCGATGACGCGCGAACGGGTGATCCCTGAGAGGAAGGTGCCATTGGCAACCGGCGTCATGATGACACCGTCCTTGACCATGAAGATGTTGGAGGACGCCGTTTCCGCCACATTGCCGTTCATGTCGCGCATCAGGGCATTGTCGAAACCGCGGTTCTTTGCCTCGATGATCGCGCGCCCGCTATTGGGGTAGAGGCTGCCGGTCTTGGCGGATGTCATGGCGACTTCCGGGTTCGGCCGGCGGAAGGGCGATACCGTCAGCGAACTGGGCTGGGCGGTATGCATGGGTGCTTCGAACAGGCAGAGCGCGAAGCGGGTGGATTCCGGATCGGCAGCGACGACGGAGAAGGGCGAACCATGCTCGGCCCAATACATGGGCTTGATGTAGATGGCGGTCTTTCCATCGAACTTCTTCACGCCTTCCAGCGCCAGATGCTCGATTTCTTCCGGCGTCTTGGTGGGCTTCATGCCCATGTTGATGGCGGAGCGATTGACGCGCTGGCAATGCAGATCGAGATCCGGCGAGATGCCGTCGAACCAACGCGCGCCGTCAAACACCGTGGAGCCCAGCCACATGGCATGCGATGTCGGGCCGATGAGCGGCGGGTTACCGCTGATCCATTCGCCATCGACGAAGGTCCAGGTGGTGCTGCGGGGCGCTGTGTTGACGGACATTTTTCTTCTCCTCGGATACCGTTTTCACGCCACTGAATGCCCGTGAGACGGGAGGGTCAAGAATTTTTTGCCGCTGATTTTTTGATTGAAAGAAAATTGCGCCAAAGCGGAAAATCCGGACATTTCCCGCCTCCATCGGTCAGGCGCACACATAGACCTATCAGCCTGAGTGATCGATCACCATCACGGCTGGCGCTGATGCTGTTGCGGCTGCGGCAGGAGTGGAGAATCCTGGCCGGAGTTCTGGCCGGATATTCTTGCCGAGCTGAACTGGCGGTCGATCATCGGGATACTCATGACAATGGCGATGAGAGCCACAAGCAACAGGAACCAGGTAATACGCATAGGCCTCGTTTCTCATTCATCGAACACGCGTCTTCGCATGCTTATGCGGCACAAATTCGGTGCTTGCCATGCGTTGCGTCAAATGCCACCTCATTCGACGCGGCCATGCTCCGCCAGAAAATCGAGAAGTGCGCGGATACGCGAGGGAAGCGGGCCTTTCTGGCCGACATAGACGGCGTAGAATTCTTCGCGGTCGCCCGGATTGAACTCCTCCAGCAGAGGCACGAGTCGCCCCGCCCGGATATCGTCCGCCACCACGAACGAGCCCATGCGCACGATGCCTATTCCCGCCAGCGCGAGTTGGCGCATGCCTTCGCCATCATTGACCTGCACGCGACCGGATGGGGTGACGGCGATTTCGATATCTCTCTCGCGGAACGGCCAGTCGCGGACACTACGGCTATAGCCGAATCGGAGAAGATTGTGCCGGGAGAGCTCATCCGGGTGGAGCGGGGTTCCATGCCGCTCCAGATAGGCGGGAGACGCCGCCACCGTGAGACGGGTCTCGCCCAGCTTGCGGGCAATGAGACTGGAACTCTTCAGCGGGCCGGTGCGAACCGCGATATCCGTGTGGTCGGCCATCAAGTCTACCACCGTATCGGTCTGGGCGATATCGAGCGTTACGCCCGGAAAGCGTGCCAAAAACTTCGGCAGAAGCGGATTGAGCCGGTGTGCCAGATAGACGGAACTGGTGTTGAGGCGAATGCGGCCCACCGCTTCCACGGCAGAAGCCGCGGCACGTTCCGCATCCTCGATACTGGCGAGAATGGAGGCGGATCGCTCGTAGAACTCCCGGCCCTCCGGCGTCAACCGGAACTGGCGCGTGGAACGGTTGATCAGCCGAACATTCAGGCGGCTCTCCAGACGAGAGATCAGCTTGCTGACGGCAGACGGCGTCAGGGAAAGTGCGCGCGCAGCAGCTGAAAAGCCGCCCTGCTCCACCACGGCCACATAGACCTCCATTTCCGCCGAGCGGTTGACATCCAGTCGCGCCATTTGTGCCTCTATGTCACAGGTGATGTTCTATCCGGCATTCTAGTTCACAAGAACCAGCAAGGCTATCTCCCGGACATCCTTTCATTCGAACAATAGGAAGTTCGATTATGCCTATCGCTCTCTACGCCCTGACTGCGGGCGCCTTCGGAATCGGGGTCACCGAATTCGTGATCATGGGATTGCTGCGGGAAATCGGGGCTGACCTTAGCGTATCCATTGCGCAGGCCGGACTGCTAATTTCCGGCTACGCTCTTGGCGTGGTCTTCGGTGCGCCTATCATGACAATCCTGACTGCGCGCATGCCGCGCAAGCGCGTACTTCTCGGCCTGATGGTCATCTTCATCATCGGCAACATTGTCTGCGCCATTGCCCCCAGCTATTCGCTGATGATGGTAGCCCGCATGGTGACGGCGCTTGCGCACGGCACCTTCTTCGGCGTCGGCTCCGTGGTGGCAACCAGCCTCGTTGCAGAAAACAAGCGTGCCAGCGCCATTGCGGTCATGTTTACCGGCCTGACGGTTGCGAACGTCCTGGGCGTTCCGTTCGGCACCTGGCTTGGCCAGACACTGGGCTGGCGCTCCACCTTCTGGGCCGTAAGTCTCGTGGGCATCGCCGCGTTGCTGGTCATCGCCGCCCTGTTGCCGAAGGACGACCAAGCACCTGACGTCACAGACTGGCGGGCGGACCTGCGTGCCATTGGCCGCCTGCCGGTTCTGCTGGGCCTTGCCACGACGGTGTTCGGCTATGCCGGTGTCTTTACCGTTTTCACCTATATCGCGCCGCTTCTGACACAGGTGGCCGGTCTTTCGGACAGCGCCGTCTCGCCCATTCTTCTCGTATTCGGCGGCGGCATGATCATCGGCAATATTCTGGGTGGAAAACTGGCTGATCGCAATCTCGGCAGGACATTGACGGTCACGCTGATCGCGCTTGGCCTGTCGCTCGGGCTCATGCCGCTCTTCTTCGCCTCGGGCTGGTCCAGCGTGCTGATCGTTGGCCTGACCGGCATCGCCGCCTTTGCCACCGTTGCGCCGCTGCAAATGTGGGTGATGGGCAAGGCGAAGGGTGCAGGCGAAGTGCTAGTGTCCAGCTTCAACATTGCCGCCTTCAATCTGGGCAATGCACTGGGCGCCTGGGCCGGTGGCTATGCCATCGACCATGGGCCGGGTCTGGCCGCCGTGCCCTATGTCGCGGTTGTTTTCCCGGTGCTTGCCGTAATCGTTGCGTGGCTTGCCATGCGCGGCAGCCAGGATGCGCCCGAGGTTGCCGTTGCGAGACCCACGGCTTGACCTGACGGATCTGGAACCCAAGTTACAACGGGTTCCATTCCGGCCTTCCGAAAGGCCCCTTTTTCACCACCATGTTTGACGAGGTACATATGATTGAGACCGTTACCGCCAATGGCGCCAACATCCCGGCGCTCGGCTTCGGCACTTTCCGCATGCCGGGCGAAGATGTCATGCGCGTCGTTCCCAAGGCGATCGAGCTTGGCTTCCGCCACATCGATACGGCGCAGATCTATGGCAACGAGGCCGAGGTCGGCGCTGCCATCCAGCAATCCGGCGTGGCCCGCGGCGACATTTTCCTGACCACCAAGGTCTGGGTCGACAAATTTGCACCCGATGCCTTTGCCGCATCCGTGGATGAAAGCCTGAAGAAGCTGAAGACGGACCATGTGGACCTGCTTCTGCTGCACTGGCCGCAAAGCGATGTGCCGCTGGCCAGCCGCATGGAGAGCCTCAACGCCGTCAAAAAGGCGGGCAAGGTGCGCAATATCGGCATTTCCAACTTCAACATCGCCATGATGGAGGAAGCGGCAAAGCTTTCGGATGCGCCGATCGCCACCAACCAGGTGGAACTCCACCCCTATCTCGACCAGTCGAAACTGCTGGAAGCGGCCCGCAAACACGGCATTTCCCTGACCGCTTACTATCTGATGGCGGATGGCCGCGTGCCGAAGGACGAGGTGCTGAAAGACATCGGCTCGCGCCATGGCAAGACGGCGGCACAGGTGGCGCTGCGCTGGGCCGTACAGCAGAAGGATGTCATCGCGCTGTCCAAAACGGCGACCGTGGAGCGCCTTCAGGAGAATTTCGACATCTTCGATTTCGATCTGACGGACGCGGAAATGGGCGAGATTTCAAAGCTTGCCAAGCCCGACGGCCGCATCGTCAACCCCGGTCACCTGCGCCCGCCCCATTGGGATTGAGCGGGGGAGCGGTCGATCTCACTTCACGTAGTGATATCGGCACTGAATGATTTGCAGGCGCTGGTCTTCTCCGGCGCCTGCAACATTATAAACAATGCGATGGTCCGCAGTGATGCGGCGGGACCAGAAACCGGAGAGACTGCCTTTCAACGGTTCCGGCTTACCTATCCCGGAAAAGGGCGACCGTTTCATGTCCTTGATCAGTTGATGGATGCGCAGGACCACTGCCTGATCACTCTCAACCCAGAATTCATAATCAGCCCAGGCCTGTTCGGTCCAGACCAGTTTCATTCGCCGGTCGGATCCCGCTCGATCACCTTGCCCCCAGCCAACTGCTCCATGCTCTCACGCAGGCGATCCGCGTTCGCAGGGTTGGAGAGAAGATGCAGCGTCTCCTGCATGCTCTCAAATTCGCCTTCCGCGATGACGACCACGGATTCCGCTCCCTGACGCGTCACCAGAAGCGGCGCTCGCGATTCGAGCACCGCATCAAAATGCGAGGCGAAGTTCTGTCGGAATTCCGTGAAGCGAACGTGAGGCATAGGTCACCTTTTTATGTACAGAAATCTGTACATATATTATGGCAACACGTCAACGCAGGAAGTGGTAGGCCAGGTACACCGCGATGAGAAGAACGGCCGCGATGCCGGTGATGAGGCTGAGGCGTTTTTCGATGAAGTGGCGCATTTCCTCGCCATAGCGGTTCAGAAGCCAGGCCAGCGCAAAGAAGCGCGCGCCACGAGCGACAATGGCCGAGACGATGAACCAGAACAGGCTGAAATTTGCGACGCCCGAAAGAATGGTCACCACCTTGATGGGTGGCAGATGCGCGGCACCGGAGGTGACGAGCAGCAGGAGGATCGTTTCCCAGTTCACGGACGCGGCCAGTTCATCAAAGGTATCGAGCTTGCCGTAGAGAGCGAGAACCGGCTTTGCGATCGTCTCGAACGCGTAATGACCGATCATCCAGCCCAGGATTCCGCCCAGCACCGATGCCGCCGTTGCGATGGCCGCATAGAGATAGGCGCGCTTTGGCCTCGCCAGTACCATGGGTACGAAAAGCACATCGGCGGGCACGAGGAAGAAGGAACTTTCCACGAAGGCGATGATGGCGAGCCACCACGCGGCAGCCTTGCGGGCAGCGAGCGCCATGGTCCAGGCGTAGAGTTTGCGCAGCATGGGAATTCCTCGAAGAATGACCCCGCCGCCTTAGAGGGTGATGAACGGCGTTGCAAGGTGATTGCCCCTGACGATGGGACTTGCCAAAGATTGGAAGCCACACTACCTTTCAGTGGAAAGGATTGAGCACAATGGTTTCGCCAGAAAGAGAAAACTCGTCAACCGCCAGTGTCGTGGTGTCAAAAGCGGTGCTGCGCGCCTGCGAGCGGCTGGAAATACGGGGGCGTCTGCTGGGTCGCATTCTGGGCCTATCCGAGGCCTCGATCTCGCGCCTCAAGCGCGGTGACCTGACACTTTCACCGGAGGAGAAGTCGTTCGAACTGGCCCTGTTGTTCATCCGCCTATTTCGCTCGCTGGATGCCATCACCGGGGGCGACGAAGGCGTGGCCCGCGCCTGGATGCGCAACGAAAACAGCGCGCTCGGTGGCGTGCCGATCGACCGTATTCTCACGATTGCAGGTTTGACCGATGTCCTTGCCTATCTGGACGCCCGACGCGCTCTCGTCTGAAGCACAGCCCATCGAGGGCCGCTTCTGGCGACTGGTGGAAGCGCAGCATCAGGTATCGACCATGAAACTGGTGGATACGGTGGATGAACAGGCGCTTCTGGAAAGCCTGCTGGAGGCCACAAAGCCCGTTCTTCCGCCGGAGGCAATCGGACTGGACTATCTGCTGGCCACGCCGTTTCGCTACGGTGCGATCTACCCCCATGGCTCCCGCTTTCGCCGTGCGGGCCGAACTCCGGGCGTCTTCTACGCAGCCAAAGCCGTATCGACCGCTGTGGCGGAGATGGCATTTTACCGACTGTTGTTCTTTGCCGAATCTCCGCTGACGCCACTTCCGGCGAATGCTGCCGATTATACTGCCTTTGCAGCTGAGATCAGCACGCAGGCAGGTCTCGACCTTTCAGCGCCGCCACTGTCCGAGGACGATCTGCTCTGGACGCATCCGACAGAGTACAGCGCCTGTCAGACGCTGGCGGATAGCGCACGAACGGCAGGCATCGAGGCTCTCTTGTACCGCTCGGTGCGCGATCCGGCCCGTGGCATGAACATCGCGCTCCTGACGGCCAAAGGCTTTGCGAAGCGCGAGCCGGTGGAGCGCCAGAGCTGGCGCATTCATTTCTCCGCCCGCCATGTGCAGGCGCTTTGCGACTTCCCGCGCCAGCGCATCGGTTTTCGGCTGGATGATTTTGCGCAGGATCCGCGGATCGCCAGCCGCCTCACCTGATCCTGGCCATTCCCTGCCGCAGCGCCTCGGAGCCGCCCTCACCCAGATCCTCATCCACCTGTGCGTGGGTTGCCGTCCAGATCGGCAAAGCGCGCTGAAGAAGAAGCAGCCCCTCCTCCGTCAATTTCAGCAGCCGGCTGCGGGCATCCTTAGGGTCGGTCAAGACATCGATCAGCCCTCGCCGCTGCAAGGGTTTCAGGGCTGCCGTCAGAGTGGTGCGGTCCATATCCAGTACCGAGGCGACCGAACTCATCGTTGCCGGTTGCGGCCTGTTCAGGGACATCAGCATGGAAAACTGCCCGTTTGTGAGACCGACGGGCCGCAGGGCATTATCGAACCGGCGCGCCAGGGCACGTGCCGCCCGCTGCGCATGCAGACACAGGCAGGTATCGCGAACATGAATGGTTGTCGAAAAAGGAATCACAACTTCATTTGACATGGCTTATATATGTTGATATCAACCTATTTGTCAAGATGATCCAGTCTGAGGAGGCAGCGATGGAGCATGCAGTGGCAAGCCGCGAGGAATGGCTGGAGGCGCGCAAGCAGCTTCTGGTTCGCGAAAAGGAAATGACCCGTCTGCGTGATGCCATCAACCGCGAGCGGATGGCGCTGCCCTGGGTGAAGGTGGAGGAGGATTACCGTTTTCAGACGCCGACGGGCGAGAAGAGCCTCAGCGACCTGTTCGACGGACGCAGCCAGCTGATCACCTATCACTTCATGTTCGGGCCGGACTGGGAGGCAGGGTGCGAGGGCTGCTCCTTCCTCGCCGATCATCTGGACGGCACGCTTGCGCATCTGAACCACCATGATGTGACACTGGTGTGCGTATCGCGCGCGCCGCTGGAGAAGATCGAAGCCTACAAGCGCCGCATGGGCTGGAAATTCCCCTGGGTGTCATCCTTCGGATCGCGCTTCAACTATGATTTCGGCGTGTCGTTCACACCCGAACAGCTCGCATCAGGCTCT
The window above is part of the Rhizobium rhizoryzae genome. Proteins encoded here:
- a CDS encoding YqaA family protein; amino-acid sequence: MLRKLYAWTMALAARKAAAWWLAIIAFVESSFFLVPADVLFVPMVLARPKRAYLYAAIATAASVLGGILGWMIGHYAFETIAKPVLALYGKLDTFDELAASVNWETILLLLVTSGAAHLPPIKVVTILSGVANFSLFWFIVSAIVARGARFFALAWLLNRYGEEMRHFIEKRLSLITGIAAVLLIAVYLAYHFLR
- a CDS encoding MbcA/ParS/Xre antitoxin family protein, whose product is MVSPERENSSTASVVVSKAVLRACERLEIRGRLLGRILGLSEASISRLKRGDLTLSPEEKSFELALLFIRLFRSLDAITGGDEGVARAWMRNENSALGGVPIDRILTIAGLTDVLAYLDARRALV
- a CDS encoding RES family NAD+ phosphorylase, with the translated sequence MSLPIWTPDALSSEAQPIEGRFWRLVEAQHQVSTMKLVDTVDEQALLESLLEATKPVLPPEAIGLDYLLATPFRYGAIYPHGSRFRRAGRTPGVFYAAKAVSTAVAEMAFYRLLFFAESPLTPLPANAADYTAFAAEISTQAGLDLSAPPLSEDDLLWTHPTEYSACQTLADSARTAGIEALLYRSVRDPARGMNIALLTAKGFAKREPVERQSWRIHFSARHVQALCDFPRQRIGFRLDDFAQDPRIASRLT
- a CDS encoding MarR family winged helix-turn-helix transcriptional regulator, which encodes MSNEVVIPFSTTIHVRDTCLCLHAQRAARALARRFDNALRPVGLTNGQFSMLMSLNRPQPATMSSVASVLDMDRTTLTAALKPLQRRGLIDVLTDPKDARSRLLKLTEEGLLLLQRALPIWTATHAQVDEDLGEGGSEALRQGMARIR
- a CDS encoding DUF899 domain-containing protein; the encoded protein is MEHAVASREEWLEARKQLLVREKEMTRLRDAINRERMALPWVKVEEDYRFQTPTGEKSLSDLFDGRSQLITYHFMFGPDWEAGCEGCSFLADHLDGTLAHLNHHDVTLVCVSRAPLEKIEAYKRRMGWKFPWVSSFGSRFNYDFGVSFTPEQLASGSVFYNFRETPTPQAHDELPGQSAFYRDGQGQIFHTYSSYARGGEEWLATMMILDTAPLGRNESETMNFIKRHDEYETAPKTGGCCH